GATGATAGCTCAGCATTGAAGCCACCCAATGTACATGGAAGAATTGAGTTAAAAAATGTTGATTTCTGTTACCCAACTCGTCCAGAAGTTTTGGTattgagcaattttagtctcAAAGTCAATGGTGGGCAAACGGTTGCTATTGTGGGAGTTTCTGGGTCAGGAAAGAGCACTATTATATCTTTGATTGAGAGGTTTTATGATCCAGTTTCTGGCCAAGTTTTACTTGATGGAAGGGATTTGAAGGTATACAACTTGAGATGGCTGAGGAGCCACCTTGGCCTGGTTCAGCAGGAACCTATTATCTTCTCAACAACCATAAGGGAAAACATCATATATGCAAGGCACAATGCCAGTGAAGCTGAGATGAAAGAGGCTGCAAGAATAGCAAATGCCCATCACTTTATTAGCagcttgcctcatggttatgacACTCACGTTGGGATGCGAGGTGTTGACTTAACTCCTGGACAAAAACAGAGAATTGCAATTGCGAGGGTTGTGCTGAAAAATGCGCCTATCTTGTTGTTGGATGAAGCAAGCTCATCAATTGAATCCGAGTCAAGCCGGGTGGTGCAAGAAGCTCTAGACACACTAATAATGGGGAACAAGACCACCATTTTAATTGCGCATAGGGCTGCAATGATGAGGCATGTGGACAATATCGTAGTGCTTAATGGGGGACGGATAGTGGAGGAGGGGACTCATGATTCATtgatggctaagaatggtctgTATGTCCGATTGATGCAACCTCATTTTGGTAAGGCTTTGCGTCAGCATCGGCTTGTTTAGACTGGAACAATGTGACGTGAGTAACTTGTGTTGCTACTAATGTTTGGTTCACGAGCATAGTTTCATTTTCTGCTTGAAGTTGAATCACTGGGGACTCTTGCACCTGATGGATTTTCCGAGAATGTCAGGTGGAAGTTGTGGGTCGACGGCCAAAATGGAGCTCGGGTTAGCACACAGCACTGGTAGGCATAGGAAGAGAATACTGTATTAGGGATATAGGATGTGTAGGAATTAAAGATAGGATTTTTGGAGTTTGGTTGGTTTGTGGATTTGGGGTGGTTGGATTCTTTTGGAAGCATGAAACTTAGAACGAAGGTGTAATGTATCCATGGTATTGATTTGGTTTCTCTAGAGAGGGGGTGGAATCAACACACTAGTTCTGCTGAGGTCACTACTTTTTCACTCTCCTTAACTCAACCGTGGATGATGGATGAACTTATTGTTAACtgtaattttgttttatatttttgaatctgTGAAAATTGTAGAAAATTGAGAATCCGAAAGATGTAACCTCTGTATATATACAATGATAGTTTAGAAGGCATTAGTTTTGCTGCTTGAATTCAATGTGTGTTCTTTTCATTTTGGTTTCAATTGTAAACACAAGCTTCAATTGTAGAAATACTGAAATAGATAAGACAGGTCAGTGCACTAAATGTCCCATTTCATGATCTGCTTTGCATACTCAATCCTATGAAGCAGGTGCTTAGAATATCTTCTGTCGTTTCCACGTTACGTTTCAAGAATTTTAGTTCTCTTCAAACAAATCcttatttcatttttcttctctttgCCAAGTTTTAACTCGAGCTTCTTTTGATATTTATATACACTACAACGATTATCTGATGTTGAATTAAGTATTtcgatattaaaaatatttttgataattgTCTACGGGTGAAGCCCATGATTTTTCAATCCCTTTTAAACATTATTATGAAATTTTCTATAAATGAATTAAACTTAAGGTACACCATATATGATGTAAAAAAATGAATATTTATGATAACTACTAAAAAATAGTTATTCTAtcagtatatattttataaacttaCTAAATGTCGtcagaaacatatttttattgATTACCAATGATTATGTTAAAAAGTATTTAAAGAAATTAATCATGCTTTGATCTCAACAAAATTGTGAGGCTAGTCAACACAGTCACTTTCTCACTAAGTATATTgactgaaaatgaaaatgaaaatgaaaataaagcatAGTCATCATTAAATCTAAATGATACCCTTCTAATCTATCTGTGATAACTTTGATCCTTCATCACAGCCACAAAACATGGCAACACTATGACCAAGTCACTTATAAGTGTCTCCATGAACAACCTCACTCTCATAGTCATTGTAGGCTCCATTTCTTTGGCCCTTAGTTTTTGTATTTAAAGAGCAAACAAAGATCTCACACCTTTCTTTTCCTCACTTTTCAACCAaaccatatataaataaataaataagtacacTAATTTGGTTGTGATTAGTGAATTGATGGCAGTCCAAAGAATTGCAATTGGGTCTCCTGGAGAGGCTGCTCAGCCTGATGCAATTAGAGCAGCATTTGCAGAATTCTTCTCattgcttatttttgtttttgctgGTGATGGCTCTGGCATGGCTTATAGGATACACTCTAGACAACCCTCTTTTTAGTTTACAAATGTTTAGATTAATTTAGATGCACTGAAAGGGTCATCAACAAATGAAgttaagtgaaaaagaaaagttaTATTTGACAATTATTTCTTATAATAGATAGTTAAAAGAATAGTTTagaataatttatactttatagtTCAATTTTATACACTATTAATGTAATAATCTTACACACTAAGGTTCAATCAATTATAACCAGAATCTAGTCCACATTTAAGGCTAATTATTAGAAAAGGCAAAGTAGTTTAAGAATTTTAGGATTCTAGTGAAAATGTGAAATAAGTAACATTTTGGTTACTTTTTGGCAGATAAACTAACAAACAATGGACCAGCAACACCATCTGGCCTGGTAGCTGCATCATTGTCCCATGCATTTGGTCTTATTGCGGCTGTCTCTGTTGGTGCAAACGTTTCTGGTGACCATGTGAACCCTGTTACTTTTGGTAACTTCATTGGAGGAAACATAACCCTTTTGAGGAGCATTTTGTATTGGATTGCACAGTTGCTTGGTTCAGTTCTTGCTTGCATTCTTCTCAAGTTTGCTGCTGGAGGAATGGTAATAACCAATCATTCATGTTCATCTATCATGCACAAATACTTCAAATTTGAAGTTCTATCATTTGAAAAACTGAAGATAGAAATCAAAACTGTCCTTACCAATCACTTTTCTATGCTCatatcattataataatggttTCTACATCAGTGATTAAGAATAGAGTATAAAATCAGACAATTTTTTTAAGTGATCATGTGACATTAGCAATTTAAATCTTGAATACTTATGATATATGCTTAATCTTGTATCTTTTGCTATTGTTTAAACAACTCCTTTCACTAGAAACATTCTCTTGTTACACTCATATTTTCAATACAAAGACTCTTACTTGTGCAACAAGCAATATACTAAGACACTGATTAGGACATTGCAGGAAACAACAGGTTTCTCATTATCCTCTAGTGTGTCAGAATGGAATGCATTGGTGTTTGAAATAGTGATGACATTTGGGTTAGTGTACACAGTTTATGGCACAGCAGTGGATCCAAAGAAAGGAAATGTGGGAATTGTAGCCCCAATTGCAATTGGATTCATTGTGGGTGCAAACATCTTAGTAGGTGATGCATTTGATGGTGCATTAATGAATCCAGCAGTGTCATTTGGTCCTGCTGTTGTTAATTGGTCATGGACTCATCATTGGGTGTATTGGGTTGGCCCCTCCATTGGTGCTGCCATTGCTGCCATTATGTATGATAATATCTTCATTGGTGATGGTCAGGAACCCCTTTCAAGCAGTGACTACTAGGGGAAACAATTCTTTTCTTTGTATTTACATAATGAGTAGTGAATAAAATTGATGTAACAGAGATTAACAAGGaaaccttttactttgtgaatgTGGATGTGCTTTATCAACTTAGCAATCTTTCTTTCATtccaatttatatttatatttgtacaCAATATTCCTCGTTGTGACAAAATGCAAATGAAACTTAATACCCTGTAGTCCgacaatcaaataaaataaacacagAAGAAAAGCACACAAAAATTAAACTTGGGCTTTCTTACCTGGCTGTTGATGGAATCTAAATATCAAGCAATAACATTAGTAGTAGTACACACAAAAACATTAAAGCAACTCCTCAATATCCGCATAATTATTTTACAATGAACcaacaaattaaacaaacaaCATCGTAATGAAACTACATATCCAAGGAATGATATTAAACGGGAGTCAAGACACACAGA
The sequence above is drawn from the Arachis hypogaea cultivar Tifrunner chromosome 4, arahy.Tifrunner.gnm2.J5K5, whole genome shotgun sequence genome and encodes:
- the LOC112744853 gene encoding aquaporin TIP1-3-like, whose product is MAVQRIAIGSPGEAAQPDAIRAAFAEFFSLLIFVFAGDGSGMAYNKLTNNGPATPSGLVAASLSHAFGLIAAVSVGANVSGDHVNPVTFGNFIGGNITLLRSILYWIAQLLGSVLACILLKFAAGGMETTGFSLSSSVSEWNALVFEIVMTFGLVYTVYGTAVDPKKGNVGIVAPIAIGFIVGANILVGDAFDGALMNPAVSFGPAVVNWSWTHHWVYWVGPSIGAAIAAIMYDNIFIGDGQEPLSSSDY